A genomic stretch from Akkermansia massiliensis includes:
- the tatA gene encoding Sec-independent protein translocase subunit TatA/TatB gives MMNTLAIFGLGTPEIIAILVIVFLLFGAKKLPEFARGLGKSLGEFKKAKSEFEEELLKTEKETMSDTPASKPESRPSPELSQPIDVEAEKPAETKKESK, from the coding sequence ATGATGAACACGTTAGCTATTTTTGGACTGGGAACGCCGGAGATTATCGCCATTCTGGTGATTGTCTTCCTGCTGTTCGGCGCTAAGAAACTCCCCGAATTCGCCCGCGGTCTGGGCAAGAGCCTGGGAGAGTTCAAGAAGGCCAAGTCCGAGTTTGAAGAGGAGCTGTTGAAGACGGAGAAGGAAACCATGAGCGATACTCCCGCTTCCAAGCCGGAGTCCCGCCCCTCTCCCGAGCTTTCCCAGCCCATTGACGTGGAAGCGGAGAAGCCGGCGGAAACCAAAAAGGAGAGTAAGTAG
- a CDS encoding tetratricopeptide repeat protein, with amino-acid sequence MKKQCKWWLLAGLCGLCLVQPPLHASQDAPSPAPAGEGDFGTYLSSLQEKAHNGDKAAARELAVHYDVEGNAPETSKWMSEYVSLAEKEANGGDVDSMLDLGKLFYTGSRLYPRNLEKARYWFARAADGGNAAAQYQVAVMASKGTGGPKNEEMAARYYEKALQTWRKEADAGDSKAALWAALVYERKLVPDSSPEKSVPYLLHAAESGNLTAQGLLAFKYRDGLGVPQDAAKAVEWFEKAAGRKDLGAVMELGMMYRDGKYMPPDREKALNWFEKGAEWKDPYSMAALADMLMEGSPSGEQAARALALYREAAAIGYPPAALKAAELLQNGKGGELDADEAYRLLRRAADATGDPKAMYMLAQVYYTRGDDAQGDSLMKASAQAAYLPAMNRMARLHLLPGSSMSWNPVLSYYYWNQAGELGDEGAASAAFWLLWGSMAALSLVIFLVVWRFHRFAVRRLAEQQKQEQQSSDDA; translated from the coding sequence ATGAAGAAGCAGTGCAAATGGTGGCTCCTTGCCGGATTGTGTGGGCTGTGCCTCGTTCAGCCTCCGCTTCATGCGTCTCAGGATGCTCCCTCCCCGGCTCCTGCCGGTGAGGGGGATTTTGGGACGTACCTGTCCAGTCTTCAGGAGAAAGCCCATAACGGGGATAAAGCTGCCGCCCGGGAGCTGGCAGTGCATTATGATGTGGAGGGGAATGCCCCGGAGACGTCCAAATGGATGTCTGAATACGTTTCCCTGGCGGAGAAGGAGGCCAATGGCGGGGACGTGGATTCCATGCTGGATTTGGGCAAGCTGTTTTATACAGGCAGCCGCCTGTACCCCAGGAATCTTGAAAAGGCCCGGTACTGGTTTGCCCGCGCCGCTGACGGCGGCAATGCCGCGGCACAGTACCAGGTGGCTGTAATGGCTTCCAAGGGAACAGGCGGTCCGAAGAATGAGGAAATGGCGGCCCGCTATTATGAAAAAGCCCTCCAAACATGGAGGAAAGAGGCTGACGCCGGCGATTCCAAGGCGGCGTTGTGGGCGGCCCTTGTTTATGAACGGAAGCTGGTTCCGGACAGCTCTCCGGAAAAGTCGGTTCCGTACCTCCTTCATGCTGCGGAAAGCGGCAACCTGACGGCGCAGGGGCTTCTGGCGTTCAAGTACCGGGATGGTCTGGGCGTCCCGCAGGATGCGGCCAAGGCCGTGGAATGGTTTGAAAAGGCGGCTGGCCGGAAGGATCTGGGCGCCGTAATGGAACTGGGCATGATGTACCGGGACGGTAAGTATATGCCCCCTGACCGGGAAAAAGCCCTCAACTGGTTTGAAAAAGGCGCGGAATGGAAGGATCCGTACAGCATGGCTGCCCTGGCGGACATGCTGATGGAAGGCTCTCCTTCCGGAGAACAGGCAGCGCGTGCGCTGGCCCTGTACCGTGAAGCCGCTGCCATCGGTTACCCCCCTGCCGCCCTGAAGGCCGCGGAATTGCTCCAGAACGGGAAGGGCGGGGAACTGGATGCGGATGAAGCCTACAGGCTGCTGCGGCGCGCGGCAGACGCAACGGGGGACCCCAAGGCCATGTATATGCTGGCCCAGGTGTATTATACGCGGGGCGATGATGCGCAGGGGGATTCCCTGATGAAAGCATCCGCCCAGGCGGCTTATCTGCCGGCCATGAACCGCATGGCGCGCCTCCATCTTCTGCCGGGCAGTTCCATGTCCTGGAATCCGGTGCTGTCCTATTATTATTGGAACCAGGCCGGAGAACTGGGGGACGAAGGGGCGGCTTCCGCCGCGTTCTGGCTGCTGTGGGGCAGCATGGCGGCGCTTTCCCTGGTGATCTTCCTGGTCGTTTGGCGTTTCCACCGTTTTGCCGTCAGAAGGCTTGCGGAGCAGCAAAAACAGGAACAGCAATCCTCTGATGACGCATGA
- a CDS encoding pseudouridine synthase: MSEEQHGSEENGGIRINKFLASCGIDSRRVADRLIEEGRVEVNGKVIDTPGMRVTEKDFVKVDGRHMTPMEEVVVLLNKPRGYVCSREAQGAIGTVYDLLPPRLRHLNYVGRLDADSEGLLIMTNKGELTQTLSHPTGGIEKEYWVTVDQNFDNSVLMQFLRGVRIPEGNAKAKYVCRASARRACVVLEQGLKRQVRQMFQCLGLRVRKLVRVRIGSLWGGDLEPGSWRFLDDADVALLLKNPPRQRKYLGASQLVAGTSAKGEQSGKNADSDEGYVFNPEDFEAGDSYEPTPEMKTRFADTEDEDEIKEGEDLRDDSGFRSRERREDGFRGRREGGFQRREGGFGGNRREGGFQRREGGFRGDRREGGFQRREGGFGGDRREGGFRRREGGFGGDRREGGFQRREGGFGGDRREGGFQRREGGFGGDRREGGFQRREGGFGGDRREGGFQRREGGFGGDRREGGFQRREGGFGGDRREGGFKRREGGFGGDRREGGFQRREGGFRKPGFGGRSSGGFSRGNRGR; this comes from the coding sequence ATGAGTGAAGAACAACATGGCTCCGAAGAAAACGGAGGTATCCGCATTAATAAATTCCTTGCATCCTGCGGCATTGATTCCCGCCGGGTGGCTGACAGACTGATTGAGGAAGGACGCGTGGAAGTGAACGGGAAGGTTATTGATACGCCCGGAATGAGGGTGACGGAGAAGGATTTCGTGAAAGTGGACGGCCGCCACATGACTCCCATGGAGGAAGTCGTGGTGCTGTTGAACAAGCCGCGCGGGTACGTATGCAGCCGTGAAGCCCAGGGGGCCATAGGCACTGTTTACGACCTGCTGCCGCCGCGCCTGCGCCATCTGAATTACGTGGGACGGCTGGATGCCGATTCCGAAGGCCTCCTGATCATGACGAACAAGGGGGAATTGACCCAAACCCTTTCCCACCCCACCGGCGGGATTGAAAAGGAATACTGGGTGACGGTAGATCAGAATTTTGACAATTCCGTGCTGATGCAGTTCCTGCGCGGAGTCCGCATTCCGGAAGGCAATGCCAAGGCCAAGTACGTCTGCCGCGCTTCCGCGCGCCGCGCCTGTGTTGTTCTGGAACAGGGGCTGAAGCGCCAGGTGCGCCAGATGTTCCAGTGCCTGGGCCTCCGCGTCCGCAAGCTGGTACGCGTGCGCATCGGTTCCCTGTGGGGGGGCGATCTGGAACCCGGAAGCTGGAGATTCCTGGATGATGCGGATGTAGCCCTGCTGCTGAAGAATCCTCCCCGCCAGCGCAAATACCTGGGTGCTTCCCAGCTTGTCGCCGGGACTTCCGCCAAGGGCGAACAGAGCGGGAAGAACGCTGATTCTGATGAAGGTTATGTATTTAATCCGGAAGATTTTGAAGCCGGGGATTCTTATGAACCTACTCCGGAAATGAAAACCCGCTTTGCGGATACAGAGGACGAGGATGAAATCAAGGAGGGTGAAGACCTTCGGGATGATTCCGGATTCCGTTCCCGTGAACGCCGGGAAGATGGTTTCCGTGGACGCCGCGAAGGCGGTTTCCAGCGCCGGGAAGGCGGCTTCGGTGGCAATCGCCGCGAGGGAGGCTTCCAGCGTCGTGAAGGGGGTTTCAGAGGAGACCGCCGCGAAGGAGGCTTCCAGCGCCGTGAAGGCGGATTTGGAGGAGACCGTCGCGAGGGAGGTTTCAGACGCCGCGAAGGTGGCTTCGGTGGAGACCGCCGCGAGGGAGGCTTCCAGCGCCGTGAAGGTGGCTTCGGTGGAGACCGCCGCGAGGGAGGCTTCCAGCGCCGTGAAGGTGGCTTCGGCGGAGACCGCCGCGAGGGAGGCTTCCAGCGCCGTGAAGGTGGCTTCGGCGGAGACCGCCGCGAGGGAGGCTTCCAGCGCCGTGAAGGTGGATTTGGCGGAGATCGCCGTGAAGGAGGTTTCCAGCGCCGTGAAGGTGGATTTGGAGGAGACCGCCGCGAAGGAGGCTTTAAACGCCGCGAAGGCGGTTTCGGAGGAGACCGCCGCGAGGGAGGCTTCCAGCGTCGTGAAGGCGGTTTTCGCAAACCGGGCTTTGGCGGCAGATCTTCCGGCGGTTTCTCCCGCGGAAACAGGGGCCGTTAA
- a CDS encoding small basic protein: MSKHSSLKATGTVGGKRSVLKRFERVKLLKERGEWKKGQSPLGLPKTKHEA, translated from the coding sequence ATGTCCAAGCATTCCAGCCTCAAAGCAACCGGTACCGTAGGCGGCAAGCGTTCCGTCCTGAAGCGTTTTGAACGCGTCAAGCTTCTCAAGGAACGCGGCGAATGGAAGAAGGGTCAAAGCCCTCTCGGCCTGCCGAAGACCAAGCATGAAGCTTAA